The genome window GTTTTACTACAGACTATTTGATAACACCTGCACTTCCGGCTGTATGTAACCGTGGTATCCTTACCAGTGCAAAGGCTGTGTCACGTGAAGTTTTCCAGCAAACCCCGGTGAAATGTCACGTTAGCTCACTGCTAGGCCTGAGATAACGTTAACTGTTAGCATAAATCCATTCAACCTCTGACGAAGTACTGAAGGTTTCGTCTTTCTTCCCTCTAAATAACGACGCGGATTACTTAAACACATGTACAATTTCAGCTAACTTAACTAGTCTTATACTCATGTCAGCGTAACCTACAACAGCCCTAACGTGTAGGACATATTCGCCTGCTGTTGTTTAACCACAGCGAATTGAGATGCAATAGTCAACAGCGAATCGGCGTtcgctttttttccccaattcACCAATGGCAGGCGTTCTCATCTCAAAAAGGTGGGACTTCTGCTGACGCTACTGAAAAGGAGTTACAAGAGGCATCACCGTAACGAACTTCCGTCTTTGCTAGTAGATGGCTTTAACTTTCGGCCAGATGTCCTTTTAGAGACGTGGTGAAAGTTTTTGGTACCTGTCCTGTTGTAACAACAACATACTGTTAATATCCGGTCGTATTTAAAGGCTATGTAATGGCGGAAATCAGTGATGGACAGAAATGCTTGTTTTGCAGGATTACGCTTCACGATGGTGCTTTTGCTTCTCCAAAGAGTTTCAGAGATGAtgtacctgctgctgcaccgTTCCAGTCTAGTGGACAAAGGGTCCAGCGTGTTCTTAACCCACTTAACTAATGGCTTTCATGGTAATAGGAGTGGAGTAttgccaagtgcttgcttatgagggaattgttggcTCTCTGTACATGAAAGAATATGGTCTGGATCAGTTCTACATGGAAATTGTCATGAGAAAATGAATACTGTTCAATTGAATTCAGAGGGGGCATGAAGACAGTTAACACAGTTTGTATGACCTCCAGACaaaaggaggagcagcagagtaaaagcaatattttaaatgcactgaaatGGTATAATAATACAGCATATCTTCAAGAGGGAagtattacatttttcactCCTTTACTTGTATTTTACACTTATAGTTActagtttattttcattaagATGTTGTTAGCAGTTCCGACAAAGAGTGACTTTCCCTcttctcacatggtttcatttaaataaatgttcaaattcTCCACTATTTTGCAAGAAAATCAAGGATTACAGAGAAGTTcaactaaacaaaacaaaaaagatttgTACATCAGAACTTTCTTCttaagacagagacagagcaggctGTTCTTCCTTAGATCCTTCAGTGCATAGCACAGGCTCCTAGAGATGTTCTATTGGTCTGTATTCAACAGTGCTCTGTTATTCACAGTGATGTGCTGGAGTGGTGGCATCAAGGCTGACGAGCCCAGCAGACTTAGCAAGCTGGTAAGGAAAGCCAGTTCTGTGGTTTGGCTCGACTGGACTGGAGTCAGTGGTGGACaggaggatgaaggacaaaatCAATCATTACTACTTTTCACCATAAACCATATGTCATATGTCATTCTATGTTATAATGCATTACATTATACTATATTATGTTAATATGTTATACTGTCTTCCTACATGATATACTGTATTATATTTCTACATTACAAACACCAAGCATCATTACTTTTTATATATTAGGGTGGTGCATGCTTTTTATATATACTAGACTTGCTGCTATTAATTTCACAACTGTCACTTTACCTCATAATTTTGTCTTTAAATATTCTTCTATATTCtctatttttgcatttattcttgttttaattttacatagctctttttatttattgcttaTTGTCTCTATTTATCTGTACTTATTTCTGTCCTTACGCTGCTGAAACAACCCAAGTTCTCTtctggggatcaataaagactTAATCTCACTTTATTTTACCTTGTATTTTACTTCAGAACAAGTCCCGACAATTCTCCAGGCCACTGGCAGTATTATTACTCCAAACCAACAGGGGGCGCCAAAGGGAACGCGTCAACATGTCTGGTGATATCTGATTGGTCGATCCTTGTGTTCCGTTGGAGGCAGTTTGTTTGAAATTGTTAGACTCGTACTGGCGCCGTCGTGCAAGTTTGACGGAATCAACACTGAGGCCTCAAAATTAGCCTCCAACACAACACCACAGTTGGATATCGATTACTGTCCGAGGAAAAATGGATGATTCTATGAAACGCTTATTGCAGCGACTCATTAGACGGATACCGGCTGATATGATCAGAGCAACGCTGGACAAGTGGGGCCGTTTGACCGAGGCTGAACAGCAGTCCATGGATTTCACTCAGCCAAAGTGGGCGTTAACGGAAAGATTATTGGGCATTTGCGAGGTATGCGACccttttaaaaatatattttatttaatatacAGTGTGAAAAGATCGTAGTTAACTAACAATGCGTTCTTTGTCAAGATTCCTGCTGAAGTTGGTCGTGAAACCCATCGTTGTACAGAAACTTAGCACGTTTAATGTTAGCTTGAAATTCACCGTCTCTTCTCAACGTTCTTCAATAGGAATCAGCTTCATCTGGGTGTAGCGGGCGTTGCTGTGGACCTCCTGTCTTTTAACCTCACCTGTTTTCTTTGCAGGAAAATGGCTGGACAGttaaacacatcacagagcttGAGATGACATGTAAGTCAGATGCAGTAGTTTTCTCATTTGGGCTGAAAGCCAAGGCATCTTAGCTACGTTCGTCACATCATACCATGCCCTCTAATGGTGCCTcttgtgtcacattgtctctcAGATTTCATTGACAATCCAAACCAGGGCATGTGGCATTCCTTGCAGCTCGTGGACCCTGAAGGTATGTTAGAACTTGTGCCATGGAGGCTCGTCTGTTTCAAAGATGTTTAAACTGCCAAAAATCATTGGATTGGTTATAATCTAGCAGATAAAATAATGCAGTCATACGGATAATTGCAAAAGAgatatttcctttattttacaTAATTGACCATTCTTTAATTCATGTTGAATAGTTAAGCAGTGTAATTTCCAAATATAGGCTTAAACAGGGACATTATACATATTGAGCACATATAAACAGTAGAAACAATAGTGCAGGGTTGCCTGTAAGCACTTATTGTGCTATAAACTGCAAACACCTCTTTGGCCacaattgtgatttttttggttACAAGAAATGTTAAAGTTtcacaaaaacatacatttgcTATAACCACAGACCTAATGTTCTGTATATTTGCACATTAGGACCATTTGATCcagataaaagcagctgcagacctTTAAACTGGCCAATAGAAACAGTTTTTGGCAGACAGTCATGGGATCGTGGGATCAGACTTTTCTTTCTGGTTGAATGTTTGGTAACTTTGATCAGTCAAATAACAGGATGCAGGAGTCTGGGTCATCACGTGTTTTTCAGTTATATAAAGCAAGGATAACATTTCTGCACATTGTCTGGCAGCGTCACACACATTCTTTGGTCGTTCTGTATTTGGATGAAATAATTTAAATTGTGTCCTTTTTTTGATGcatgtttgtgattttctgttttccagatGATGCTCACTCTGTAGAGCTGACACAGTTCAAAGAGCAATTTAAAGCTCACCTCAGTGAGCTTGTGAGACCTGTAAGTGATATATTCCTCCTCACATAAGTCACAAAATCTTACTAATCACATAGTTGCATCAACCTTTTATGTGTTAAACATTGTATGGTAATAGCCTGCGTTTCACTTTGCATTCAAGGTgtctatcaaaataaaaaagcacaCAGATGAAGCTGTGTGGATTCGGATTGCGTGGGGAGACCGTTTCTCTCGGCCCAACCACCTGAGGCCGACATATGTTGTTCACTATCTTCAAACCCCTTATGTCTTTGTGACCAGCCTGACGTCAGCGCAGAAGCCTCTGTTATCCCAAGTACGGAATGACTTTTCTGTCTGATCCTTGACATTGTTTGTACagttgctcttttttttctgtctttcgaTTCCCCTCTAAGAGAGTGATGCTCTTTTTCAGGCCTTGGTTCTGTCCACCAGGTATCAAACTATTAAGGATGCTAACCTCAGTGGACGGAAACTCACTGCCATTAGGGACCTGCTGATGAAGCATTATCAACAGGTAGGCCTGTTGTGATTATAGCAGTATAAGACTGTATCTTCACATTTCCTAGTTACCTTAAACCACACACAGCTCTGTATTTTCCAGAGTGTTTCTAACTGTTTGTCACTGAGCTCTGCTGTCGTGTACTGGAGAGTTTCTGTTTTTGGATTAAAATTGCGTTGTTGGTAAAGGGGATCAGTTTCATGCCTaaggatacttcaacatgtCGACTGCCAACACCAGGGATCAAACTACCAACCCTCTCATAagtggatgaccgctctacctcctgagccacagttGATCTTGATAACCACTGCCAAGACAAATGTAAACTGCCATGTTTACCCTTTATGAACATGGCATCAAATTGCATATTTTAAATGtagtttaaacacattttaggTGTAGTTAAGTTTTAACTATCCTTAAAACTTTCACTTTTTGTAGGGGACTAAGAAGCTTGATTTATGTTTATTAAACTCTGGAAAGCTTCATATAATATTTCATCCCTACGTACAGTAGATATTTGTCATTGAAGGGAATCTATTGTAAACGTCAGGTATGTTGCAGAACTACCTCCAGGTCCATGTTTGACCTTTGCACTTGgatgttttcactttcaaatgACTGGTTTGGATAGTAAAGTTTAAGTGGAGGTTTGCTGTAACCTTACTGTTTGTCTGACTGGTTGAGTATGGACAGAATTATCATGTCATTACACAACCAGCACTTGGTACGGTCCAAAAACATCAAGAAAGTGTTTTTGACTACACCACAAATCAAGTTTGTGTGACTAGTGTTGATTTATTGTAACCCCTGATGAAGATTTCTTATTATGAAAAGCCCAACTGTGGAAGATAGTTGTTCATATAAACACTGAGACTGAACTGATGTATATTCAGAATTTTGTTTCTGGGaagattttgattttgttgtttgtgtttttttgttttctaggTGTTCCCGACTAAGTATCCCAGCCCTCTTAGAGAGAAGAACCAAACTGTCTCAAGTATGTTGTCAAATCATTTAGTCTGACTGAAATGTATAATTTGTTATATGTTTGGTTGTTAAACTTACtgtttatatattattatattaatttATACGACCTTAATGTGTGCTTCTAGTGGAATTCTGCACTtggatttcatttatttggctTTCTTTGTATTTACAGACCCACGGGTAGAAAAAGAGCAAGCTGGGCCTGCAGTAAACAGATTTCAGATGGCTTGTGAGGCCTTTGGTGATGGGACGTTACCTCAACTACAGTCTGCAGTTTACAAGGTACCCTGAAGACTGAAGCATGCTTGTGTTTAAAATACTAGTAGTTGAATATCAAAGTTAAAGAGACAAAGGGCACAAGTCTCTGTCTTACTATATGAGGTCAAAGATGCAAAAGTTCATCATCAGTCTGGGCTGTGATCATCTGAATTATGTTTTGCGTTCATCTTTCCTCAGCTGGAGACGAAATTCAGAGACCACACCAATAAGACCATGACAGAGCGAGAGGAGCCCTTCAGATGTGTTGTCAAATTTGCAAGTACCAACCTCCTGGAGTCACTCAGACACTGTGCATCCTCAGGTAACAAGAATGTGTTagccacagacacaaaagaaaCCATCTGTGTTTTTGGAAGGAAGCGATATTAACACTGAAATTCAGAAGAACAGTAAACAATTCTGAATGTTTCATAATACAGACAATTCCATAGATGACCACAAGAgggcacatacacatacactaGAGGGAATATCCCCACTGTAGTGTCTCTATCATGAATATGTCATGATCAGTGAATTACAGGAGTTGTTTTGTAATAAAGGGAtttttgtccatctgtccaaTAGATAGTTGTGATTAGTTTATTTTAAAGTCTGTTGAaactaatgtatttttatatttgacAGGAATTGCCTCCACCCCTGTCACACCTCTGCTCTCATCTATTCCCCTGAAAGGAAAGAATTATTTTGTCATCACAGACAATGGCCCTGGTCCCTCCTCACAAATGCGGCAACCACAGACCTGATTGCTGACAGACCCTTGATTTAAAGACTCACAGTCAGTGTTGCCTGTTCTTGCTTCTGCTATGTCTAGTCCACCCATGCTTTGCTCAGTTTATGTATGTCatgtattaatttatttacaATAGATAACTGACATTTCTTATCTTATGTCGGTGAGAATGTTACTATCATCAAATGCTAGATatgtccaaaatgaaaataaaagcaggatttttaaTACTCTTAAAGTTTGTAACTTGTGCCTTCTTGGTGTCATTTCAACCCACATATGAGTTAATATTCCAGAATTTGTATTGGGTCATATCAGTTACACAAAGATACACTACagagtttttgtttctttttgtttggcTAAAAGCACAAATTCATGACCTCTGTGGCGATAATtacaaaaagaatgaaaaacaaaaaagaagaaccTGCTCGCTCACCTCAGCCATTTTAAAACAGTTACAGCTGCTGACCCATCTTGACAGTGCACCACTCACAGAAATTTGGACCCGCTCTGTTTGACACCAAATCCATGGAGGCATCTCATTTGCTGGACGAGGGCCACAGCCTGTCAGTTCCACAAGGAAAACCTCAGTGTCTCTTCATGTGTACTTACACTAAAAGAGTTATTGGTTTCTCCTGTTCATACCTGCAGTGAAGAGATTCCTTCCTCACATAACTACACTATAAAAGATGGGGTACAAAATCCAGTCTTACTTCTCTTTACTAAAATGAATCCTTAAGTCTAGCTAAAGCTAATATGAGGCTCCAGCACTTGAGTTAGCCAGATGACGTGGGTCTACAGTGTGTGCAGGTTTGCAGGTTATCCTGTAGGCCTGTGATACCAcccaaaaggaaaaacaaaatcaattgaGTCAGAATTAATTGAGCCATGTGATGAGTGGGGCAATTCTTGATGGACAAGCTATGTAATGGTGATACTGTTTCTAAATTTCAGCATCATCTGTACTGCAATTTCTTATTACTTAGAGGCTGACCTATTCTGCATATAAACAGATCTGTGATGTTtacataaaaagaaatattgagCATTGAAATAAGCACTTTGAGCTTAAAACGCAGACTGTGTATAAGGTAGAgcaatacattttaaaatactgTCACCGTACTCAGCCACAGgcatttacatatttacaaGAAAATCTGCCACATTTGAAAACTAAAGTCTGATGGTAAACCTTAACTTTGAAAAACGGAAGTAGTATGCGTATACCGGATGTAGCGTAGCTAATCTGTCCAAAAGTCCGTTCGGTGAAAGGTAGCGAAGCAGCCTTTCAGGCAAAGCTGAGGGAGGGATGTCACTGTGCATTCAATGCTGCTGTGCGGCTCTCTGCCAAACACAGGATGGACtgtcaacacagaaacatggctgcGTCTGCAACGAGCAAGGCGAATAACAGAGATAACGCTGCAACAAACGGTCCGAAATGTCACGAAGAGTCTCTGTCGCAGTCACGGGAAATAATAAAACCTACCATTACGGAGCTAACCAAAGAAGTGAGGACGAACATCCTCTGCACCGTGGAAGGATGTGGCAAGATTCTGCCCAACACACCTGCATTGAACATGCATCTTGTTAAGTCACACAGAATAAAGGTAAACGCTTTCAGAAGCTGGTTAATTTTCATACGGGTCAGGGCTGTACGGAACTGCTATGCTAACTTGGCTAACCCCCTCGTGAGAGCACTGTCATGAAACTGGAAAACGCAAGTCATCCATAATAAATTGGTTGTAGCTAACACTCAGTAGTGATGCTTAGCAACCGCGACATCTTCGTTCGGGAAAAGTTAACGTAGTTTTGATGTCAGCGAAGCTACGTAACATTCGCCTAGTAACTGTTGAGTTTGtcgttagcaagctagctacaTTGGAGCTAGCTAACGTTTCTTAGTCATGCAGTTGCTGATTTGTATCGCACGTGATGATGCTTACTGCATTTTCCCATACATACCAAGCTACACGCTTAGATTTCATCTGGTGGACTGTCCGTAGTTTGTAGCTCTGGACACAAATTTGGGGAGCATCTCATGTTGACTAGTAGTGTGTAAGTCTGTTTATCATTGTGATGTTATGATCTCTTCACCTTCGTGTCCACTTTTTTCTGCCTGAGTCTCGTAAACAGTCGTCTTCCATCGCTGAACGTTCAGCAAAGTGGAGCCAGACACAGAATTTGGACTTCAGTAGAGCTACAACTaactattattttcattgtcgaTTAATCAGTTTGCTGCTTGGTCTATAAAATATGGTGAAATATgtccatcagtgtttcccagAGCGCAAGATGACATCCTCAAATATATTGTTTTGTCCGCAACCcagatatatttattttacttttatagAGAGAAGAAACCAGataatattcatttttaaaatgctggAATTAGAGAATTTAGAGGGtctaacaaacaaacactcaaatcaatgaatcatttatcaaaatagttggtaAATAATATAATAGTTGACAGCTAATCAATGATTTgattaattgttgcagctctggaCCAAAGTCTGAGTCTTTTGACTCTGGTTCTTATGTTGTCACTGGACTGGGAGCCAGTAAATCACTGTTTCCCCTCCATGAATGAAGTCCTATGCTGGGAAAGGCTGCCTTTTGTCCTGCAGTAGACTAAGCTCTTTGTTTAAAACAGGTGAATGTGAGAATTTGAATTAGCTCTCAGAGGTAGTCCATGTTGCCCAGCTAGAAGAGCGTTTAAAGGCCCAGTTAATGGTTCTATCATATAAAGCTGAGCTGCAAAGTTTAAGTCTGTTACTTAGTCTTAATTTAATATGGACCTATTTTACCTCAGTGCCTAAACATTACTGGTGTAAAGAAACATTTGAGAGCTACAGGAAACGTTGAATATCTATGTTCACCGTCAATCCTTCTACTAAAAGACATGTCAGCTACTTTGAGTAACAGCAGATTGAAAtcatgtgttttgatttttcgTTGTGCAGCCACATTTGCGTCACACACTGTGTCTTTAAAGGGagtcagcagctgtgtgaaacTCGTCAGCAGTGGTAATGATTTCATGGTTGACACGATGACAAAGTTCTTAAATGCTGGAATCGCTCACTCTATGCTTAATCTCCATTATTCATCAAGTCAGACTGCAGGAATGAGGCCTCACGTGGgacatcatttctgtttgtattaCGTCCACTTTCACACCACTGTTGCTCTACTGCATCGTTGCACAGCAGTAATGTATTTGTTGATCGCTCTCTCTAAAAGTCTCTTACTGGTCATAAAGACTGATGCATTTCATTTGAGCTCGCTCACTCAGCCCAATTCAGACTCCTTTAATAAGTCTAATGTGACTGTTTTGGCAGGGCTTTTAGCTGTCTTCCTATTCATATCACTCACCTCAGCAGCAAGGAGGAACAGAATTGAACTATTACCCTGACATATCATTATATTGTACAGTCTCGTAGAACGATTGCTATTTAAAAGGCTGTGGACTGACCCTGGTGTGGCAAAGGCAGTGAATCTGgccacatccagctgctgactGATGACAAATAATGTCTTGACATGACTCAGACTTCAGCCTATGGCTAGATGATGTAGCTGAAGCCAACTCCCAACATTAATTGTTAGTGAAATGCCCGTTTATGCTAACTCCTTATGATTAGCCACAGGGTGTTTGCCAGCTTTAGCTGTCCTGCTCCCTCCAATGTTAACAGCAGATGGAGGTGACCTTGACCACTGGAAGGCTGCAGTATTAATGACTGTTATGGAGCGTGAtggatttgtctgttttcagca of Chaetodon auriga isolate fChaAug3 chromosome 1, fChaAug3.hap1, whole genome shotgun sequence contains these proteins:
- the cenpn gene encoding centromere protein N; this translates as MDDSMKRLLQRLIRRIPADMIRATLDKWGRLTEAEQQSMDFTQPKWALTERLLGICEENGWTVKHITELEMTYFIDNPNQGMWHSLQLVDPEDDAHSVELTQFKEQFKAHLSELVRPVSIKIKKHTDEAVWIRIAWGDRFSRPNHLRPTYVVHYLQTPYVFVTSLTSAQKPLLSQALVLSTRYQTIKDANLSGRKLTAIRDLLMKHYQQVFPTKYPSPLREKNQTVSNPRVEKEQAGPAVNRFQMACEAFGDGTLPQLQSAVYKLETKFRDHTNKTMTEREEPFRCVVKFASTNLLESLRHCASSGIASTPVTPLLSSIPLKGKNYFVITDNGPGPSSQMRQPQT